Sequence from the Castanea sativa cultivar Marrone di Chiusa Pesio chromosome 12, ASM4071231v1 genome:
ttaatgagaaattgtcacatcatccactaactaaataaaatgtagagattAAAACCAACTACTACTTgctattgtatatttaaaacaaaatgacaagTTCAGATAAAAAAGTATCAGAGGTAAGCCAAACTCCTATTTGAAAATGAGATGAACTTTTCCCCCTTTATAACGTGCATAGAAACAGTCATAGTCTAGGCTAACCCTATAATAATGGCACAtccgaaaaataaaaaaattatgcaccgcttattttttctttttctttttctttttcttttttaaggaagcATGCACTGCTTATACTTGTACCCTTCTTCAGCATTTATACATATCACATCATAATGGAATCTGAATTTTGAATAGATAGAACCAAGGCAACATGAATAGAACTTAAAAATTGGTCAAAAAGCATAATAGATAGGACATTATTGCTGAAACCAAGatgtttcttcttctcttctttgtgGACAGAGTGGGAGCATTGCCTAAGCACAGAAACATATTCACAATCTCTTCTACTATACACTTCTTTGCTAGTATCACATATCTGGTCGCGTAGTTTCAAGAGGTTTTCGAGCTTTATAATCCTCACGCAATTACCAAATCTGTAATTTCTCACTTTTCTTGCCTGCATCCATCtcttttatatctttctttcCATGTTccctaatttattttccttctaaTTTGATCTTCAGTTTTAATTGAGTGTACTTTTTATCCAAATTGTGATCGAAAATTTATATGACTATTTTCAATGGATTCAATGAACATTGAAAGagcctcttcatcttcctcttccACACATCGATTGACTTACGAAGTATTCCTCAGTTTTAGAGGAGTGGATACCTGCAATGGTTTTATTAGTCATTTATATACTGTTTTAGATCAAAAGGGCATTTGCACCTTTATAGATGATGaaaaacttgagagagaaaaatcAATTTCACCTACACTCTTGATAGCAATAGAAAAATCGAAATTTGCTTTTGCCATTCTCTCAAGAGACTATGCATCTTCAATATGGTGCCTAGATGAACTTGCAAAGATCATTTCAGCAAAGAATCTGCTAAAATTTTACAAAGATAACCAGGCTGCACAGGAAGACCCCATTCTAAATATGAAGGAAAGAAGTTCTATGAATTGGAAAGAGAATTAGGTTGCAATATATAAAGGAcaacagaaataaaaaaaaatccaaacatttacatcttttttttcttttaatctggTTCAAAACtgagcaaataaaaaaaaaagctgggCCTTAACCTCCACCCAGTTCTTATGGAGAGAGGGGGTTCCATTTGAAAACCAAGTCATTGTCACCTATTTCCAATACTCATGCTGAGAAACAGAAATCGGCATGCCTTTCAAAAATGTTGGTCTTTCTACATAGAAATCACTAGTATAAATTCATagacatgagagagagaaagagagagagtattaTCCCCAATCATAATACTTTCGCTTGGCAAACAGAAAAATCCCCAATCATATGTTCGATATTTCACAAAGTTTCCCATGTTATTAATCAGTTAGCGACTAGACATCATCCGCAGCATAAATGCATTATTATCACTACTATTACGCATCCTTAACATTCAAGGCAATATTTCTTCCACTTAagaagttttcttttcaaaggaAATCAAAAAAGATTTATTTCAGCATCTGCGTTTTcctcttttgcattttttttttttggcacgcGTTTCAGGAGACAAAGGTCATTGTTTATGCACTCTGCATGAATAGTAGCCGCAATAGTGGACATTTCAGCCACTTTTAGCACATCAGTGGGTCCCATGCACTATTCACAGGACCCACGAACctcacttttcagccacttttttttattaaaaatgggtcccatgGCGCTATTTacctatttaaaaattattttgctatagtgttttcagttttcaattttcaataataagttctatccaaacggatcctaaGTATGATGAGTTCCATGCAGAGACGGAGCTATTCTTGGACTTGGGGGGGCAGTGGCCCcccccaaattttcaaaaaaaaattttagtatatatataacatattatttttagcaattttcttcaataaaaattatattttgccCCCCtctcataatattattgatattttcaaatgctaaaaaaaaaatagcccagtaacaaaaattaagcccaaacaactcctcaaaacaaacacaagcaaaaaaaaaaatcaaaaatcaaaaatcaaagccGGTTCTAATTAGATATCTACCTAGGCTAGGAGTGGGAAACACCCCCACTTACCTCACACatataataaaaggaaaaaagagaaggggATTTCTAACTCTAagccatttaaaaaaagaaaaaagaaaaaaaagaaaacctaactAACTTACGGCTGAACACAAAGGAGAGGAATTTGGCAGCCAGCGGCAGAAGCAAAGGTATCCTCTCATGTCTCATCTCATATTGAATCCTTGTTTGAGATGATTTACTTTTTGTAATGTGTTGATTGTTGACACTTGATATTGTTGTGGCTTGTAAGTTGTAAAGAAAACTTAAAAGAGAACATAGAGCAACTAAGCGCAGGGACTAGAGAGGGAGTTAGCAGTCAGGGAAGCTGGGCCTAGAGCCTGGGAGTTGGGACGGAGACGGACAAACTTTAAACAGAGAGTAAAGAAAGAGTTAAAAGAGAGGTAAAATTATCTCATCTTTGTCTTTTGCCAtactttatattcttttatacTTGAAAAGCTCTATCTGACCATTGACAAACACAATTACACAACCCCACACGGCACATCAACTCCCATCAttaatgttttgtaattttttttttttttttaagttttgtttttagcaaTAGCATGTGGCTGtgatgttttgtcatttgtgatttttttcttcatctaacAATTGAGAAACACAATTAGGCAACCCCACATGCAACATCAACTCTCGCCATTaatgaattgtaatttttttttttttttttaagttttgtttttagcaaTTGGATGTGGCTGTCATGTTTtgttatttgtgatttttttttttttttagttttgtctttagtgTTTTTGTCTATTAGTTAGTgtcttttaaaacattaaagttaggtaaataattaaaaagattatttgtaattttaaaatttattggtCCGTTGTTGAATGTTTGTGTGCATAGTATTTGTCTATTGTGTGTAATGATTATAGATTATTGACCATATAATaacataataatttcaaattatattttatttgtagattaTGAAAAAGTCAACtaccatatttgattttttcaaaagaaaagctTCAAATAGTTTAGAAGCTAATACTAGCGATGCAACATTGCCAACCACTAATGTTGAGGAAAATCCTGATGCCCCAATTGAGGAAAATCTCGACATCCCAATTGAGGAAAATCCTGATGAACCTGTTGAGGAAAATCTTGATGTCCCTTTTGAGGAAAATtctcaaacaaaatttcaaaaggtTGATATGAGTTCGTTGCAATTAGAACGTGATCCTAGATTGCGTAGACAAATATATACTTATCATGTTGATCAACGAGATGAGATCCGACGACGTTACATTACGTTGGGTCCATACCAGCCtcgttttaaaaaaattttaaaatctgaGAAGGGTCGAAGCTTTCAAGGTTCTTGGTATGAAGATGATCGCTTTAAGCCATGGCTTGAATATTCTCCTAAAAAAGATGCCGCTTTTTGTCTACTCTACTTTCTTTTTCATAAGCCAACTGGGCATGATGGACAAAATGCATTCACAGTTAACGGATTTAAGAATTGGAAGAAAGTGAGAAATGGTGAAAGCTGTTCTTTTAGTCTTCATATGGGGAAAGATCTTAACTCCACTCATAGATTTGCCCATAAAGCGTGCCAGGATTTGATGAACCAATCTCAACACATAGACAGGGTAGTGGGCAATTTCACTTCAAAACAAATTGTAAATAATCGAGTACGATTGAAGGCTTCAATTGATGTTGTTCGACATCTTGCCTTGCAAGCTATTGATTTTAGAGGTCAAGATGAAAGCTCTACTTCAACCAATCGGGGAAACTTTCTTACGACATTGGATTTGATGGTGAGCtataataataatgttgttGAAATAATGGCAAAAGCTCCAAAAAATGCCACCTACACATCACCTCAGattcaaaaagaaattctaCATGTTATTTCAACCAGAGTGAAGAAGGCAATTAGGGAAGAAATTGGTGATGCAAAGTTTTGCATATTGGTTGATGAAGCTCGTGATGAGTCCATGAAAGAGCAAATGGCTGTGGTTTTAAGATATGTTGATAGAGCTGGCTTTGTGCGAGAACGATTTTATGGGATTGTTCATGTTGTTGACACTGCAGCAGTGACCCTTAAAAATGAGATATATTATTTGCTCTCTAATCAGTGCTTAGATATCCAAAACATTCGGGGGCAAGGATATGATGGTGCAAGCAACATGCGGGGTGAGTGGAATGGATTAcaagctttgattttgaatgattGTCCATATGCTTACTACATTCATTGTTTTGTACATCGTTTACAATTGGCATTAGTAGGAGCATCGAAAGCAGTTGTCCCTCTTAAtagatttttcaataaattgatTTTGGTTATCAATAATATTCGTGCTTCATGCAAACGTATTGAGCAATTAAAAATTGCTAGAGCTTCTGACATTGcatatttgattgatattgaaGATATTGAGACTGAGAAAGGACTTAATCAGATGGTCACTTTACAGCGACCTG
This genomic interval carries:
- the LOC142620642 gene encoding uncharacterized protein LOC142620642, which encodes MKKSTTIFDFFKRKASNSLEANTSDATLPTTNVEENPDAPIEENLDIPIEENPDEPVEENLDVPFEENSQTKFQKVDMSSLQLERDPRLRRQIYTYHVDQRDEIRRRYITLGPYQPRFKKILKSEKGRSFQGSWYEDDRFKPWLEYSPKKDAAFCLLYFLFHKPTGHDGQNAFTVNGFKNWKKVRNGESCSFSLHMGKDLNSTHRFAHKACQDLMNQSQHIDRVVGNFTSKQIVNNRVRLKASIDVVRHLALQAIDFRGQDESSTSTNRGNFLTTLDLMVSYNNNVVEIMAKAPKNATYTSPQIQKEILHVISTRVKKAIREEIGDAKFCILVDEARDESMKEQMAVVLRYVDRAGFVRERFYGIVHVVDTAAVTLKNEIYYLLSNQCLDIQNIRGQGYDGASNMRGEWNGLQALILNDCPYAYYIHCFVHRLQLALVGASKAVVPLNRFFNKLILVINNIRASCKRIEQLKIARASDIAYLIDIEDIETEKGLNQMVTLQRPGDTRWGSHYKSVSNLIKLFSPTCEVLLKIMDEGNSSQKVEAESAYEVLISFEFVFILHFVNETMGITDKLCQALQNQSQDILNAMHLVSSAKKLIQQFRDEKWDDLLATVISFCKKRGIDVPDMNARYVARFGRSRHQQEDFKNEHYYKVDIFNAGIDSQLQELNHRFSEHAMELLTLSSSLDPREAYESFRVSDICSLVDKFYPIDFTDDEKNDLKKELGLYKYDVV